The following coding sequences are from one Acidimicrobiia bacterium window:
- a CDS encoding SDR family oxidoreductase codes for MRGLDSKIIVVAGGGTADAGPGNGAATAIRLADEGAFVVVGDLSGDAANATVASIHARGGRAVPLEFDIAEDKSVRALMSCALEHYGGVDGLHVNAADISPEVLGVDGETDLLTIPLDVWQRTLDVNLTGFLLMARAVIPHLLERGGGGITNTVSDAIYAGERVRVAYAATKSALTAVTRHIATRWGRDGIRCNSISPGIIARNDEIAEAMQATHRGEPRSPRAGRPDDIAAIAAYLLSDDGAWVNGQVWSVNGGRMLN; via the coding sequence ATGCGAGGGCTCGACAGCAAGATCATCGTCGTCGCCGGTGGAGGGACCGCCGACGCGGGTCCGGGCAACGGCGCGGCCACCGCGATCCGTCTCGCCGACGAAGGTGCGTTCGTGGTGGTGGGCGACCTCAGCGGTGACGCGGCGAACGCCACCGTCGCGTCCATCCACGCGCGCGGCGGACGGGCGGTGCCGCTCGAGTTCGACATCGCCGAGGACAAGTCGGTCCGCGCGCTCATGTCATGCGCGCTGGAGCACTACGGCGGCGTCGACGGTTTGCACGTCAACGCGGCCGACATCTCACCCGAGGTGCTCGGTGTCGACGGGGAGACCGACCTGCTGACCATCCCGCTCGACGTGTGGCAGCGCACCCTCGACGTGAACCTCACCGGCTTTCTGCTGATGGCACGCGCGGTGATCCCGCACCTGCTCGAACGCGGTGGGGGAGGGATCACGAACACGGTGTCGGACGCGATCTACGCAGGAGAACGCGTGCGGGTGGCGTATGCAGCCACGAAGTCGGCGCTCACGGCGGTGACACGCCACATCGCGACACGCTGGGGCCGTGACGGCATCCGGTGTAACTCGATCTCACCAGGAATCATCGCCCGGAACGACGAGATCGCCGAGGCGATGCAAGCGACGCACCGCGGTGAGCCCCGGTCGCCGCGTGCCGGCCGCCCCGACGACATCGCCGCGATCGCCGCCTACCTGCTCTCCGACGACGGCGCCTGGGTGAACGGTCAGGTGTGGAGCGTGAACGGCGGCCGAATGCTCAATTGA
- a CDS encoding alpha/beta hydrolase domain-containing protein — translation MTQLSSSNEVSDGAKGRPFASATFDLAEHGYVEEEWFLRGDASTYGPARDSSLGGDGHWSVVATGSEEFCTRLLVRRPTDPARSDGTVVLEWFNVSGGIDLDPVWAQSHVEIMRDGNTWVGVSAQRAGVNGPPLMAGFSQPLELWDPGRYRELHIPNDDLSYGIFTAAARMARDGALTAQAPVDVVVAAGASQSANRLVTYVNAVHPLVGAIDGFLVHGRVGTSSPPLAADVVMPDPLTFRTDSSAPVVVLESEFDTLRSWLARQPDSERFRLWEVAGSTHQDEYVERTLKAQFARDLGHEMPGCDCAVNDMPFHYVENAALAHLRGWARGGGAAPQLPRISMNADGEIDRDEHGNALGGIRLPHIVVPTAQYGPVGTPQSCALRGFVKPFPPEKFAALYPTRDDYLACFDAAADEAVAGGFLLEPDAREARELN, via the coding sequence ATGACGCAACTCAGCTCGTCGAATGAGGTTTCCGACGGCGCAAAGGGCCGGCCATTCGCGTCGGCAACCTTCGATCTTGCCGAACACGGCTACGTCGAGGAGGAGTGGTTCCTCCGGGGTGATGCGTCGACCTACGGACCCGCGCGGGACAGTTCGCTCGGCGGAGACGGCCACTGGTCGGTGGTTGCCACAGGAAGCGAGGAGTTCTGCACGCGCCTGCTCGTACGGCGACCGACCGATCCCGCGCGCTCCGACGGCACGGTCGTGCTCGAGTGGTTCAACGTGAGCGGTGGGATCGACCTCGATCCCGTGTGGGCGCAGAGCCACGTGGAGATCATGCGCGACGGGAACACCTGGGTGGGCGTGTCGGCACAGCGCGCCGGCGTGAACGGTCCGCCGCTGATGGCGGGCTTCTCGCAACCGTTGGAGCTCTGGGATCCCGGCCGCTACCGCGAGCTCCACATCCCGAACGACGACCTCTCGTACGGGATCTTCACGGCGGCAGCGCGCATGGCTCGCGACGGCGCGCTCACCGCGCAGGCTCCGGTCGACGTCGTGGTCGCGGCCGGAGCGTCACAGTCTGCGAACCGACTCGTCACCTATGTCAACGCAGTACACCCACTCGTTGGCGCGATCGACGGCTTCCTCGTGCACGGCCGCGTCGGTACCTCGTCCCCTCCGCTCGCCGCTGACGTCGTAATGCCCGATCCGCTGACGTTCCGCACCGACTCCTCCGCGCCGGTCGTCGTGCTCGAGTCGGAGTTCGACACCCTCCGGTCCTGGCTCGCGCGCCAACCCGATTCGGAGCGCTTCCGGCTCTGGGAGGTCGCGGGCTCTACGCACCAGGACGAGTACGTCGAGCGCACGCTGAAGGCCCAGTTCGCGCGCGATCTCGGCCACGAGATGCCCGGATGCGACTGCGCGGTCAACGACATGCCGTTCCATTACGTCGAGAACGCCGCACTCGCGCACCTACGCGGCTGGGCACGCGGCGGCGGCGCAGCGCCGCAGCTTCCCCGCATCTCGATGAACGCAGACGGCGAGATCGATCGCGACGAGCACGGCAACGCACTCGGCGGCATCCGGCTCCCCCACATCGTCGTGCCCACCGCGCAGTACGGACCGGTCGGCACACCGCAGTCATGCGCGCTGCGCGGTTTTGTGAAGCCGTTCCCGCCCGAGAAGTTTGCCGCGCTCTACCCGACACGCGACGACTACCTCGCATGCTTCGACGCTGCGGCCGACGAAGCGGTCGCCGGGGGCTTCCTGCTCGAACCCGACGCGCGCGAGGCGCGCGAGCTCAATTGA